A single region of the Musa acuminata AAA Group cultivar baxijiao chromosome BXJ1-11, Cavendish_Baxijiao_AAA, whole genome shotgun sequence genome encodes:
- the LOC135596509 gene encoding uncharacterized protein LOC135596509 — protein sequence MRDLAGCFASQAARVAEASCSANRNSSSVAERPIQNAVTCFYRTVLSTHKELLTRVVWSKHHQAAASLSVTIQDSTSNAVESQLPQKTKGSRCFVAGDSVIGLHWDISAAKYEMGPEPAKDFYVVMIADAEFALLLGDMCGEFMKKDEGALPVAEFSVVSRREQVRGATLYSTRAQFGGDGKKHEILIRCKGDELDGDDSELHVAVDKKILVSVKRLKWNFRGNQTIFVDGSTIDVMWDVHGWWFCDSSHCALFMFRTRNSPQRRLWSEEELAQGTMSGFSLLIQAFKSQ from the coding sequence ATGAGAGATCTTGCCGGTTGCTTTGCGAGCCAAGCTGCCAGAGTCGCGGAAGCTTCATGCTCTGCCAACCGGAACTCGTCGTCGGTCGCGGAGCGGCCGATTCAAAATGCCGTCACTTGTTTCTACAGAACCGTGCTCTCCACCCACAAGGAGCTGCTCACCAGGGTGGTCTGGTCCAAGCATCATCAAGCCGCCGCTTCCCTCTCCGTCACGATCCAGGACTCCACGTCGAATGCCGTGGAATCCCAGCTCCCGCAGAAGACGAAAGGCAGCCGGTGCTTCGTCGCCGGCGACTCGGTCATCGGCCTTCACTGGGATATCTCCGCCGCCAAGTACGAGATGGGGCCTGAGCCTGCCAAGGATTTCTACGTCGTCATGATCGCCGACGCCGAGTTCGCCCTGTTGCTCGGGGACATGTGCGGGGAGTTCATGAAGAAGGACGAGGGCGCACTGCCGGTGGCGGAGTTCTCGGTGGTGAGCAGGAGGGAGCAAGTGCGCGGCGCCACTCTCTACTCGACCAGGGCGCAGTTCGGGGGCGACGGGAAGAAGCACGAGATCTTGATCCGATGCAAAGGAGACGAGTTGGACGGGGACGACTCGGAGCTGCACGTCGCGGTGGACAAGAAGATATTGGTGAGCGTGAAGAGGCTGAAGTGGAACTTCCGGGGGAACCAGACGATATTCGTGGACGGGTCGACCATCGACGTGATGTGGGACGTTCATGGCTGGTGGTTCTGCGACTCCTCCCACTGCGCGCTGTTCATGTTCCGGACGAGGAACTCGCCGCAGCGCAGGCTGTGGTCGGAGGAAGAACTGGCGCAGGGGACGATGTCTGGGTTCTCTCTACTGATCCAAGCCTTCAAGAGCCAGTGA
- the LOC103972462 gene encoding probable glycosyltransferase 2, which translates to MGQEAAGLKPTSARDRPDAATRSRLPRRRQIRKTFNNLKITVFCGVVTILVLRGTVGIGSLAGAGGDAAAADQKVVEDIDRILREIRSDSDPDDADQIPFGFNSTAASLNYTSASVLAAAENYTLGPRISDWDDQRRRWLGENPGFPSRIPGGKPRILLVTGSPPNPCDSSIGDHYLLKATKNKIDYCRLHGIEIVYNMAHLDRELAGYWAKLPLIRRLMLSHPEVEWIWWMDSDALFTDMAFEIPLDRYAAHNLVVHGYPDLIFEKHSWIGLNTGSFLLRNCQWILDLLDAWAPMGPKGRIRDEAGKILTANLKGRPAFEADDQSALIYLLLSQQDKWGDKVYIENSYYLHGYWAGLVDRYEEMMEKHHPGLGDERWPFVTHFVGCKPCGSYGDYPVERCLSSMERAFNFADNQVLRMYGFAHGSLASPNIRRTKKQTAKPLEFLDQLNLKAGIETRG; encoded by the coding sequence ATGGGCCAGGAGGCGGCCGGCCTCAAACCGACGTCGGCGAGGGACCGCCCCGACGCCGCCACCCGCTCCCGCCTCCCCCGTCGCCGCCAGATCCGCAAGACCTTCAACAACCTCAAGATCACCGTCTTCTGCGGCGTCGTCACCATCCTCGTCCTCCGCGGCACCGTCGGCATCGGAAGCCTCGCGGGCGCCGGCGGAGACGCGGCCGCCGCCGACCAGAAGGTCGTCGAGGATATCGACCGCATCCTCCGCGAGATCCGCTCCGACTCCGACCCCGACGACGCGGACCAGATCCCCTTCGGCTTCAACTCCACCGCCGCCTCCCTGAACTACACCTCCGCTTCCGTCCTCGCGGCCGCCGAGAATTACACCCTCGGCCCCAGGATCTCCGACTGGGACGAtcagcggcggcggtggctggGCGAGAACCCGGGGTTCCCGAGTCGGATCCCCGGAGGCAAGCCGCGGATCCTCCTCGTAACCGGCTCGCCGCCCAACCCCTGCGACAGCTCCATCGGCGATCACTACCTCCTGAAGGCGACCAAGAACAAGATCGACTACTGCCGCCTCCACGGGATCGAGATCGTCTACAACATGGCGCACCTAGACCGGGAGCTCGCCGGGTACTGGGCGAAGCTCCCGCTTATCCGGCGGCTGATGCTGTCGCACCCGGAGGTGGAGTGGATCTGGTGGATGGACAGCGATGCGCTCTTCACGGACATGGCCTTCGAGATCCCTCTCGACCGCTACGCCGCCCATAATCTCGTCGTCCACGGCTATCCAGATCTCATTTTCGAGAAGCACTCCTGGATCGGCCTCAACACCGGGAGCTTCCTGCTGCGCAATTGCCAGTGGATCCTTGATCTGCTCGATGCTTGGGCGCCGATGGGGCCTAAAGGTCGCATTCGCGACGAGGCCGGCAAGATACTGACGGCGAACCTGAAGGGCCGGCCCGCATTCGAGGCGGATGATCAGTCGGCGCTCATATACTTGCTGTTGTCGCAGCAGGACAAGTGGGGCGACAAGGTCTACATTGAGAACTCGTATTACCTCCATGGTTACTGGGCTGGATTGGTGGACAGGTACGAGGAGATGATGGAGAAGCACCATCCGGGCCTCGGGGACGAGAGGTGGCCATTCGTGACGCACTTCGTCGGCTGCAAGCCGTGTGGTAGCTATGGGGACTATCCTGTGGAGAGGTGCTTGAGTAGCATGGAGAGAGCTTTCAATTTTGCGGACAACCAGGTCCTGAGGATGTATGGGTTTGCTCATGGGAGCTTGGCTAGCCCCAACATTAGGAGGACCAAGAAGCAAACAGCAAAGCCACTGGAATTCTTGGATCAGCTTAATCTCAAAGCCGGGATAGAAACCAGAGGGTGA
- the LOC135597805 gene encoding histidine-containing phosphotransfer protein 2-like isoform X2: protein MLQDESSPGFIAELITLFCGDSERILAELTKLLDQAVVDYQKVDAFVHQLKGSSSSVGAQHVKLACVQFRQFCEEHNKEGCLRALNVVKHEYYLLRGKFDTMLQLEQRIQAYECKQQI, encoded by the exons ATGCTACAGGATGAGAGTAGTCCTGGCTTCATTGCTGAATTGATCACCTTGTTCTGTGGAGATTCAGAAAGAATACTGGCAGAGCTGACGAAACTGCT GGATCAAGCTGTTGTTGATTATCAAAAGGTAGATGCTTTTGTTCACCAGCTTAAAGGAAGCAGCTCGAG TGTTGGTGCACAACATGTGAAATTGGCCTGTGTTCAATTTCGACAATTTTGCGAGGAGCATAACAAAGAAGG GTGTCTCCGCGCCTTAAATGTGGTCAAGCATGAATACTATCTTCTGCGGGGCAAATTTGACACCATGTTGCAG CTTGAGCAGAGAATTCAAGCCTATGAGTGCAAACAGCAAATCTGA
- the LOC135597805 gene encoding histidine-containing phosphotransfer protein 2-like isoform X1 yields the protein MSLMALREQLNGLVNSMFLEGLLDDQFEQLQMLQDESSPGFIAELITLFCGDSERILAELTKLLDQAVVDYQKVDAFVHQLKGSSSSVGAQHVKLACVQFRQFCEEHNKEGCLRALNVVKHEYYLLRGKFDTMLQLEQRIQAYECKQQI from the exons ATGTCTCTGATGGCGCTGAGGGAGCAGCTCAACGGTTTGGTGAATTCCATGTTCCTCGAG GGCTTGTTGGATGACCAGTTCGAACAGCTTCAGATGCTACAGGATGAGAGTAGTCCTGGCTTCATTGCTGAATTGATCACCTTGTTCTGTGGAGATTCAGAAAGAATACTGGCAGAGCTGACGAAACTGCT GGATCAAGCTGTTGTTGATTATCAAAAGGTAGATGCTTTTGTTCACCAGCTTAAAGGAAGCAGCTCGAG TGTTGGTGCACAACATGTGAAATTGGCCTGTGTTCAATTTCGACAATTTTGCGAGGAGCATAACAAAGAAGG GTGTCTCCGCGCCTTAAATGTGGTCAAGCATGAATACTATCTTCTGCGGGGCAAATTTGACACCATGTTGCAG CTTGAGCAGAGAATTCAAGCCTATGAGTGCAAACAGCAAATCTGA